The window CAATTTCTACTTCCGGTTGCTCCACCTGTTCTTTATCCGAACAACCTGAAACGACCGCTGCACTTATAATAGCTGCAATAAATAAACCGCGCATCCTCATTTTGTTCTCCTCCTATTTTGGTTAACGCATTACAGATGGTAGCATGACTGTATTTTTCAGGACATCGAAAATCCCTCTTGGTGTTATACGGATATAAGGTAAATGCGTTGATTGTAAAAATAGTAATGTATAAATTGCATCAGTATAGTGATAGCCACGGTCCTTTAAAGCTGCCTTTAAATCTAGCTCTAGTGAAATAACGTTCTCCACTTTCCCATCAAAGAACGAACCCGAAAATGCTAACGGTAGGGATGTCACAACTTGTCCATTCTCCACTAATACGATGCCGCCATTCATTTTCTTTAATTCTTCAAAAGCATGCTTCATATCTTCCATACTCTTTCCTATTAAGATGATATCGCCTGTATTTGAATATGAGGAAGCAAAGCCCTTTACGTGCGTGGCAAAGCCTTTCAGCATTGTATTAATGCGCCAAGCTCCATCGCGATCGACTAGCATTAAATAGCTTTCGTCATGGTCTGTTGACAATTTATTTCCTTTATTTGTAACGCTGTATGGTTTCGTTATCACATCATTAACCATCTCAATACCGATTGGCATTGAAAATTGGAAATCTGTATCTGTTAAATCAAAATCAATCGTTAATTTTCCAAAATCGGATAAATCCATTGTTGGGAATGCTTGTTGATCTACATGATTACGTTTCAACCAAACTCCTTTTGAAAGAACAGATTCTGGAGTTGGTGAGTATTCATCTGGCAAAATATTAATATTTGCATAACGTCCCGTCGCAATAATTCCATGTAAATTGGACATATCATAGTAGCGCGCGACATTGTAAGATGCCATGTTGTACGCGTCAATTGGACTAACACCTGCTTCTATTGCAGCACGAATACATTTATCAATAACACCATCTTGATGGAAGCTTGGAGTTGAGCCATCCGTTGTCATCATTAAATGGTCAAAAATTGGATATCCTCGCTCAACAACGCCCTTTAATATTTGCGGTAAATCTGGGCGAATGGAAGAATAACGTAGTGTCACGGCATAGCCATGTAAAATGCGCGCCTCTACATCTTCAATTGTCATTGCTTCATGATCTCCATCAACACCAAATAAACGCATTTTTGCCAATGTTTTTTCCGATGCACCAGGGAAATGGCCTTCGATTTTCTTACCTTTATGCTTCGCTGCTTGAATCCAATATAGCATTTGGTCATCACCACGCGTTAAACGTGGCCAGCCTGTCAATTCGCCACCTAAAAGCACATCCGGACGATCTAACCATTCACATACCGAAGCATTCGAATAAAGCTCCCCTTCGTTTTCAAGCGCTGTTTGTGAATCAAATCTCGCCCACCAATAAAATGAAAATGGCAATTGACTTAATTTATCTAAAAAAGAAAACGCTTTCTTATTTTCAA is drawn from Solibacillus sp. R5-41 and contains these coding sequences:
- a CDS encoding adenine deaminase C-terminal domain-containing protein, whose translation is MSEIKWKLNNIREQVSIIDGKVSPSIVLQNAKYLHSIYKQWLTGNIWISGDRIVYVGKEMPANLEGTEVLDMTGKTVVPGYIEPHVHPFQLYNPYSFAQFCAQSGTTTFISDNMSFVSMFENKKAFSFLDKLSQLPFSFYWWARFDSQTALENEGELYSNASVCEWLDRPDVLLGGELTGWPRLTRGDDQMLYWIQAAKHKGKKIEGHFPGASEKTLAKMRLFGVDGDHEAMTIEDVEARILHGYAVTLRYSSIRPDLPQILKGVVERGYPIFDHLMMTTDGSTPSFHQDGVIDKCIRAAIEAGVSPIDAYNMASYNVARYYDMSNLHGIIATGRYANINILPDEYSPTPESVLSKGVWLKRNHVDQQAFPTMDLSDFGKLTIDFDLTDTDFQFSMPIGIEMVNDVITKPYSVTNKGNKLSTDHDESYLMLVDRDGAWRINTMLKGFATHVKGFASSYSNTGDIILIGKSMEDMKHAFEELKKMNGGIVLVENGQVVTSLPLAFSGSFFDGKVENVISLELDLKAALKDRGYHYTDAIYTLLFLQSTHLPYIRITPRGIFDVLKNTVMLPSVMR